Proteins encoded together in one Lathyrus oleraceus cultivar Zhongwan6 chromosome 5, CAAS_Psat_ZW6_1.0, whole genome shotgun sequence window:
- the LOC127079590 gene encoding uncharacterized protein LOC127079590, protein MDPIKYIFEKLAITGRITRWQMLLTEYDIQYVTQKAIKWSVLSDYLAHLPVKGYQPLRFYFPDEDIMFIRDFIIPDFEVSPKEGPEPGSRWTLVVDGASNARGHGIGVVITSPTGFHLPFTARLFFYCTNNMAEYEACIYGLEAAINLRIKIL, encoded by the coding sequence atggatccgataAAGTATATATTCGAAAAGCTTGCTATTACTGGTAGAATTACCCGGTGGCAGATGTTGCTAACCGAGTATGATATACAGTATGTGACCCAGAAAGCGATAAAATGGAGTGTTCTGTCTGACTACCTTGCTCACCTACCTGTCAAAGGTTATCAACCGTTGAGGTTTTACTTTccagatgaggacatcatgtttaTCAGAGACTTCATTATACCAGACTTTGAGGTAAGCCCTAAGGAAGGCCCCGAACCAGGATCGCGATGGACGCTCGTGGTCGACGGTGCTTCCAATGCTCGAGGCCATGGTATAGGTGTTGTTATCACCTCTCCAACTGGTTTCCACCTCCCATTTACCGCTAGATTGTTTTTTTACTGCACcaacaacatggcagaatatgaggcATGTATCTACGGTTTAGAGGCGGCGATCAACTTGAGGATTAAGATTCTTTAG